The genomic stretch TTACCGTTTCGCTGACAAACACGGGTTTACAAATGCTTGCTGAGGGTTTGCAAGCACCTGAGTTTCAGTTTGGGGGAAATCAAGTGGGTAGTGCAGTTGCAAATGGGCTACTCAAGTGGATTCGCTCTGTGGGTGATGGAATTAGTGTTTCTGAAGAAAAATCACCTGAAGCGGCTCAGATTGAGTCTTACGACGAATTTAAGCAGCTTACACTGGATGTTTACGATCGCCTGAATCAGGATTACAACCTAGAAAATCTCGTCCCCATCTATCGAATCAGAAGAGAAATTGGCGATCGTATAACTCGCTCTAACTTTAATGAATGGCTCCGTCAAATGCAAGCTCAAGGAATCTTTTTGCTTCAGGGTGGAGAAATGCTCGATATTACTCCTGACAAAGCTGAAGATTCAATTAAAACTTCTTTAGGAGAATTGCGCTACTACGCTACGCACTTAAATAACTAAATTTCCTCAATCATTTACTAAATACATCTACCTGAAAAAAATTCCTATGACTACATCTCCAATTGACGACATTCAAGCTGCTATAAAAAAAGAAAATCCCTTTGCTAGTTTAGCTATTGTTAGAGAGCAAGATATTTGGGATGGAAATTTTCCCGATCTTGAAAGTTTTAATGCTCATGCTTCCAATGCTGTTTTTGAAGCAATTAATAGGGTTCGCAAGGCAACCTCTGGACATAATAAAATAACTTCAATGGTAATTACTGCCCAAAAAGGAGTCGGCAAAAGTCATATTATTAGTCGCATTCGTCGCCGTTGCAAATTAGATGGAACTGCTTTATTTATCTATGCAGGTGTAGAAACATACTCTTTACACTTTATTAATCGTGAATTTCAACAGACTTTGGCTGAAAGTTTAGATCGAATTGGCAGTCAAAATGTCACACAATGGCAAGAATTAGCTACTTTTATGGTTAATAAAGTTTTGAAAACAAGTAACTCAGAAGCTAAGACTAATTCGGCTCAAAAGTTAGTAGCAACTCTGAACGATTCTACTCAAACAACTGAAAAAATTTATCGGTGGGTTGGCATAATGACAAGCAAATTCAGTAGACTGACAAGAAGCAAGCGTATTGATGTGGATCTGGTTCGGGCTATTTTTTGGACACTTTCTGAAGAACAAACTCCTTATGCCCTCAAGTGGTTATCAGGTAATGATTTATCACCCAAAAAAGCAGAAGAATTAGAATTACCAAAATCTAGCATCTTAGGTCGCGATTCCGAATCAAAAGCTTTTGAAAATATTAGCCAAATATTAAGTTTAGTTAGCGATTATCAAGCTGTTACTATTTGCTTTGACGAACTGGATACAGTGGATATTAGACGTAGTAAGGTAGGTTTAACCAGAACCCATGTTGTTGCTCAATTAATCAAATCTTTGGTTGATAGTATTAATTTATCTAGTGAGAGCAATGGTATAGTCATTTTAACAGTAATGATGCCCGATACTTGGAAGTGGAAAATCAAACAAATGCCAGGGGGAGTAGCAGATCGAGTTTCAGCCGCCAATGAGTCAATTCAGTTACAATTTATCGATGATGATTCGATAGTTGAGTTAGTCAAATTATGGTTGCAACCTTTTTATCAGCAAAGAAATTTAAACCCACCAACTGAAGTTTATCCGTTTGAAGAAAATCAACTTAGAAAACTAGGTAGTGAAAGCTCGGTGAGACGAGTTTTACAATGGTGTAGAGAACGTTGGTATGACGATAATGTTACATCTCCTCCGGTAGAAAATGCTTATAATAAAGAACTTGAATTACTCAAAAAAACTCGGACAATTTGGATAGAAGAAGAAGACAAGATTGCTAACGCTCTTTGTTTAGGTTTTCACACTTTATCTGGAAAAACTGTTAACGAGTTTCAAATCGAGCGCTTAGAAAAGAAGGTTGAACCAAACAAAGATAATAAAAAATATATCAAGTTTAAAGTCATTGGTAAACATAAGGGAAAAACTATCAAACTAGGAATATTAGTATTACAAAAGACGAACTCCAATTCAGTTATGGCTGGTTTAAGCCGTTTAGTTGCATATAAAAAGTTCGATTTAAATCGTGGTTGTTTTGTTCGTTCGAGAACTGTTAGCGAGACTGCTAGTAAAGCTCAGGAAAACTTGACAAAACTTTTATCTCCTCAATACGGTGGTATATATGCTGATTTTAAACCAGAAGATATCGAACCTCTTTTAGCGGTTTGGTTGGTGTATAAAGGCCGGGATGATTACGATCTAAAAGACAAAGATATTATTGATTTTGTCGATCGAAAAAAACTGGCAATCGATAATATTTTGATTCACAAAATATTAAGTGAGCCAACTGGAAAAATACCGGAGGGTTTGAGTGATGATTGATACAGCTTTATGTTTACCAGCACCAGATATTGAAGCTTTACTTCAAGGGCGAATTGTTGTTGCTCTATTCAAACAATATATAGATCCTGGTGAATTTGTTCTCTATCCCTCAGCAGTATCGCCTAGTTTATTACCTATTGAGCAATATTATCGCTCAAATTTTCTGCCAATAGCTCAAAATGCTCTTGTTCAACTCAACTCTGAAACACCACAAGTTAAGGCTTGGGCTAGTTGTGAATTTTGCCAAATTTTAGATGGTAGCGAATCTTGTGAAGCTTTATCGCGATTAACAATTTGGCAACCAGAAACTTTTCAAAAAATATTTGCCCAACAACCCTATATTTTTCTAGCTTATTTGCGTGTCTATAAGTTTGCTCAAGCAATAGAAGTATCGGCTATTGTAGATCCAGAAAATTTGTTTGTTGCATTATTGTCGCCCTTGTCAATTGAAGGTACGCAACCTGTTTTGAGCAAGACAATGTTTCAAAAGCGCTGTCAGCAATTACAAGCGCAACAGCCACCTTTTCATCCGGAATTGGAAGAATTGCAAAGTGCGATCGCGCAATTCAATGATTCATCAGCACCACTGCTAGCTAACAGAATCAGTCACTTTTTAGGTTGGAAAAGTGAAACACCTAATAAATTAGTCGATCCCCAAAAAGCATGGATTAAAAATATTGTTATCTTTGGTAATCGTAGTGATGAAAAAGATGCCAATAAAAGTAACTATCAAGCTGGTACAGACTTTGAACGAGTAGTTCATAAAAGTCTCGAATTTCTCGGTTTTGGTGTCGATCCTAATGCTAAGGGTGGTGCTGGTGGTATGGATTTATATTGCACTACACCATATTCTTTGGTGGGAGAGTGCAAAGCGGGTAAAAA from Oscillatoria salina IIICB1 encodes the following:
- a CDS encoding DUF1802 family protein; this encodes MIDTALCLPAPDIEALLQGRIVVALFKQYIDPGEFVLYPSAVSPSLLPIEQYYRSNFLPIAQNALVQLNSETPQVKAWASCEFCQILDGSESCEALSRLTIWQPETFQKIFAQQPYIFLAYLRVYKFAQAIEVSAIVDPENLFVALLSPLSIEGTQPVLSKTMFQKRCQQLQAQQPPFHPELEELQSAIAQFNDSSAPLLANRISHFLGWKSETPNKLVDPQKAWIKNIVIFGNRSDEKDANKSNYQAGTDFERVVHKSLEFLGFGVDPNAKGGAGGMDLYCTTPYSLVGECKAGKNIPDSTAEQLYRIGIRHLGKEDYESAVKLIIGPGKPTKFLQESAQKSTISIIKPMTLQKLVELEAKFPGSVNLIELKPYLEAGQIDARIDEYIEKVLTEIKLRSHVVQVVKNYLEKTGLDNAEVGSLHGTYIGSNHSPSLTPKELHEILIELSSPLAGYLGRKKVNNESRFYFLRDLHIDSLLTQ